The following are from one region of the Hydrogenophaga sp. BPS33 genome:
- a CDS encoding malonic semialdehyde reductase, which yields MIDDVAQDALFRHARSHNGWLDREVSTEQIHALYELLKWGPTSVNCSPARFLFLRTPLARERLRPHLAAGNVEKAMSAPVVVVVGYDLAFYEKVPQLFPHRPQAGAAFEGPQNQAHAEQTAFRNGSLQGAYLMLAARALGLDCGPMSGFDAAGVDATFWPGTQVKTNFLCGLGHGDPQRLFARLPRLTFDEACAIQ from the coding sequence ATGATCGACGATGTGGCGCAGGACGCCTTGTTTCGCCATGCGCGTTCGCACAACGGCTGGCTGGACCGCGAGGTCTCCACCGAACAGATCCACGCGCTGTACGAACTGCTGAAGTGGGGGCCGACCTCGGTCAACTGTTCGCCCGCGCGTTTTCTCTTTTTGCGCACGCCGCTGGCCCGGGAGCGCTTGCGGCCACACCTCGCGGCGGGCAATGTGGAGAAAGCGATGAGCGCGCCGGTGGTGGTGGTGGTTGGCTACGATCTCGCCTTTTATGAAAAGGTCCCCCAGTTGTTCCCCCACCGTCCTCAAGCCGGCGCTGCGTTCGAAGGTCCGCAGAACCAGGCGCATGCCGAACAGACCGCTTTCAGAAACGGCAGCCTGCAAGGTGCGTACCTGATGCTGGCCGCGCGCGCCCTGGGGCTGGACTGCGGCCCCATGTCGGGCTTCGACGCTGCGGGCGTGGACGCCACGTTCTGGCCAGGCACGCAGGTCAAGACCAACTTCCTCTGTGGCCTGGGCCACGGCGACCCGCAGCGGCTGTTTGCGCGCCTGCCCCGCCTGACGTTCGACGAGGCCTGCGCGATCCAATGA
- a CDS encoding efflux RND transporter periplasmic adaptor subunit, with product MKTPHFVLFVSMAMALVACSPAAPPEEPIRSVKLLTVGLSGVLLAHEYAGDVRARTESRLGFRVGGKLVQRPAEVGQRVKAGQLLAQLDAQDLALSSQAAQAQVSAAQTQRDLAAADLKRYQDLQAQGFVSGAEIQRRQATFQSAEATLRQARAQSAVQGNQAGYARLLADGPGVVIGVDAEIGQVVSSGAPVVRLARDGARDVVIAVPEDRVVQVKPGAPAQVRLWAGLGAAADAAPLEARVREVAASADPVTRTYQVKLSLPDAADVTLGATAYVTLGSAAAAPVAIKLPTTALMRSETGDRKGTSVWVFDAAAGTVQPREVQVATADGNDAVIVAGLKPGEEVVAAGVHVLSPGQKVTRFAAPATQ from the coding sequence ATGAAAACACCGCATTTTGTCCTGTTCGTGAGCATGGCGATGGCCTTGGTGGCCTGTTCGCCGGCCGCGCCGCCCGAAGAGCCGATCCGCTCGGTCAAGCTGCTCACGGTGGGTTTGAGTGGTGTGTTGCTGGCACACGAATACGCGGGAGACGTGCGTGCGCGCACCGAGTCGCGCCTGGGTTTTCGGGTCGGCGGCAAGCTGGTGCAACGACCGGCCGAAGTGGGCCAACGGGTGAAAGCCGGCCAGTTGCTGGCGCAGCTCGACGCGCAGGATCTGGCGCTGTCCAGCCAGGCCGCCCAGGCCCAGGTGAGCGCGGCGCAGACGCAGCGCGATCTGGCGGCGGCCGATCTCAAGCGTTACCAGGATTTGCAGGCGCAAGGCTTCGTGAGCGGTGCTGAGATCCAGCGCCGCCAGGCCACGTTCCAGTCTGCCGAGGCCACGCTGCGCCAGGCCAGGGCGCAGAGCGCGGTGCAGGGCAACCAGGCGGGTTATGCGCGGCTGCTCGCGGATGGCCCGGGCGTGGTGATCGGGGTCGACGCCGAAATTGGCCAGGTGGTTTCGTCAGGCGCCCCGGTGGTGCGCCTGGCGCGCGATGGCGCGCGCGACGTGGTCATCGCCGTGCCCGAAGACCGCGTGGTACAGGTCAAACCCGGTGCACCGGCGCAGGTGCGGCTGTGGGCGGGCCTGGGCGCGGCGGCCGACGCCGCCCCGCTGGAGGCGCGGGTGCGCGAGGTGGCGGCCAGCGCCGACCCGGTCACCCGCACCTACCAGGTCAAGCTCTCTTTGCCCGATGCGGCCGACGTCACCTTGGGCGCGACCGCCTACGTGACGCTCGGCAGCGCGGCGGCGGCACCCGTGGCCATCAAATTGCCCACGACCGCGCTGATGCGTTCCGAGACGGGGGACCGCAAAGGCACCTCGGTGTGGGTGTTCGACGCGGCAGCGGGCACCGTGCAGCCGCGCGAAGTGCAGGTGGCCACCGCGGACGGCAACGATGCCGTGATCGTCGCCGGGCTGAAACCGGGCGAGGAGGTGGTGGCCGCTGGGGTGCACGTGCTCTCGCCCGGCCAGAAGGTGACCCGTTTCGCGGCCCCGGCGACGCAGTGA
- a CDS encoding VOC family protein, with protein sequence MNRPRPRRLGHVVLNVRDLQASVRFYTDIVGLQVSDYIEDQMAFLRCAQDHHDLALAQIPKDAAEWHNTYRPQRPGLEHFAYQLESLEEIEQAAAFLRSKNVEIVRGIGKHGPGENLFLVFQDPDGNYCEFYAEMLQVTPQKPYQASVWKNDLKAFDQWEFGRFVVDPPDWGPSRQ encoded by the coding sequence ATGAACCGTCCCCGCCCACGCCGCCTGGGCCACGTGGTGCTCAACGTGCGCGATCTGCAGGCCTCGGTGCGCTTCTACACCGACATCGTCGGTCTGCAGGTCTCGGACTACATCGAGGACCAGATGGCGTTCCTGCGCTGCGCGCAGGACCACCACGATCTGGCGCTGGCGCAGATCCCGAAGGACGCGGCCGAGTGGCACAACACCTACCGGCCGCAGCGCCCGGGCCTGGAGCACTTCGCCTACCAGCTCGAGTCGCTGGAAGAGATCGAGCAGGCAGCGGCATTCCTGCGCTCGAAGAACGTGGAGATCGTGCGCGGCATCGGCAAGCACGGGCCGGGCGAAAACCTCTTCCTGGTGTTTCAGGACCCGGACGGCAACTACTGCGAGTTCTACGCCGAGATGCTGCAGGTGACGCCGCAGAAGCCTTACCAGGCCTCGGTGTGGAAGAACGATCTCAAGGCGTTCGACCAATGGGAGTTCGGCCGTTTCGTCGTCGATCCGCCCGACTGGGGGCCTTCCCGCCAGTGA
- a CDS encoding OsmC family protein produces MTLQPIADALQRVTAVLRRRPEAGWHEDGPATARWAGSTRVVVHHANGTQVPTDMPSELGGTGGLVTPGWLFRAGLASCATTSIVLVAAAEGIELTSLEVKATSWSDSRGLLGIPDADDKPVHAGPGEVQLSVRVQAEGVSHERLRSLVQAAVDRSPIPRALQSATPLALRIDTA; encoded by the coding sequence ATGACGCTACAACCCATCGCAGACGCCCTCCAGCGCGTTACCGCAGTGCTGCGGCGCCGGCCCGAAGCGGGATGGCACGAAGACGGCCCCGCCACCGCCCGTTGGGCCGGCAGCACGCGCGTGGTGGTGCACCACGCCAACGGCACGCAGGTACCCACCGACATGCCGAGCGAACTCGGCGGCACCGGTGGCCTGGTGACACCCGGCTGGCTGTTTCGCGCCGGCCTAGCATCCTGCGCCACCACCTCCATCGTGCTGGTGGCGGCGGCCGAAGGCATCGAACTCACCAGCCTGGAGGTGAAGGCCACGAGCTGGTCCGATTCGCGTGGCCTGCTCGGCATTCCCGATGCCGACGACAAGCCCGTGCATGCCGGCCCGGGCGAGGTGCAACTGTCGGTGCGCGTCCAGGCCGAAGGCGTCTCCCACGAACGGCTGCGCAGTCTGGTGCAGGCGGCGGTGGACCGCTCGCCGATTCCCCGCGCGCTGCAGTCGGCCACGCCGCTGGCCCTGCGCATCGATACCGCCTGA
- a CDS encoding VOC family protein, translating to MAKLRHIALAVPDPEKAAKFYSEVFDLQIVEPTHSPIASGVYLSDGTICLALLNYKTDEAAGLERGKNWIGTHHFGFWCDDLDAQRKRIEDHGGQFFMDLPHDKKSLYYEMKFRDLDGVVFDISEGGWVGARK from the coding sequence ATGGCCAAACTTCGCCACATCGCACTCGCCGTTCCCGACCCCGAGAAGGCCGCCAAGTTCTACAGCGAGGTGTTCGACCTGCAGATCGTGGAGCCCACGCATTCGCCCATCGCCTCGGGCGTGTACCTGTCCGACGGCACCATCTGCCTGGCCCTGCTGAACTACAAGACCGACGAAGCCGCCGGCCTGGAGCGCGGCAAGAACTGGATCGGCACCCACCACTTCGGCTTCTGGTGCGACGACCTCGACGCGCAGCGCAAGCGCATCGAAGACCACGGTGGCCAGTTCTTCATGGACCTGCCGCACGACAAGAAAAGCCTGTACTACGAAATGAAGTTCCGCGACCTCGATGGCGTGGTGTTCGACATCTCCGAAGGCGGCTGGGTGGGAGCCCGCAAGTGA
- a CDS encoding NAD(P)/FAD-dependent oxidoreductase, whose protein sequence is MFPLRQQHMQQRIVIVGGGAGGLELACKLGRKLGAEQVTLVDMQLFHIWKPSLHEVAAGTLDIHQEGLSYEMLAHDNRFTFCFGAMTALDSEARTVTVSAVTDDNGEELVPERTLPFDQLVVSVGSTANHFNVPGAAEHTLSLNRPADAEQFRLRMLKLLTAAELRKSAGNEAQVRIVIIGGGATGVELAAELREASVVHSRYGFRRLDPNTDVRITLLEGADRILAPLPKKVSIAAAHLLKERHVTIETDCRVARITPEQVEDATGRVFAADLVVWAAGIKAPSLLAELGLPTNRSGQLEVEGNLQVKGHTNIFALGDCAACPMADGKLVPPRAQAAHQQASYLVTRLMRRAMEQPERDDAYVYKDHGSLVSVGTQTSVGNLMGNLFRSTWYVQGVLARTMYVSLHLMHHQAVLGTLRTGVLAVARFLVKRATPLVKLH, encoded by the coding sequence ATTTTTCCACTGAGGCAGCAACACATGCAGCAACGGATCGTGATCGTGGGTGGTGGTGCAGGCGGCCTGGAACTGGCCTGCAAGCTGGGGCGCAAACTTGGCGCGGAGCAGGTGACCTTGGTGGACATGCAACTCTTCCACATCTGGAAGCCCTCGCTGCACGAAGTGGCCGCGGGCACGCTGGACATCCACCAGGAAGGACTGTCGTACGAAATGCTCGCGCACGACAACCGCTTCACCTTCTGCTTCGGCGCCATGACCGCGCTGGACAGCGAGGCCAGGACCGTCACGGTGTCGGCGGTCACGGACGACAACGGCGAAGAACTCGTGCCCGAGCGCACCCTGCCCTTCGACCAGTTGGTGGTGTCGGTGGGCAGCACCGCGAACCATTTCAACGTGCCCGGCGCGGCCGAACACACGCTCTCGCTCAACCGCCCGGCCGACGCCGAGCAGTTCCGCCTGCGCATGCTCAAGCTGCTCACCGCCGCCGAGTTGCGCAAGAGCGCGGGCAACGAGGCGCAAGTGCGCATCGTGATCATTGGCGGCGGGGCCACCGGCGTCGAACTGGCGGCCGAACTGCGCGAAGCCAGCGTGGTGCATTCGCGCTACGGCTTTCGCCGGCTCGACCCGAACACGGATGTGCGGATCACGCTGCTCGAAGGCGCAGACCGCATCCTCGCGCCCTTGCCGAAGAAAGTGTCCATCGCGGCGGCGCATTTGCTCAAGGAGCGCCATGTGACCATCGAGACCGACTGCCGCGTCGCGCGCATCACCCCCGAGCAGGTCGAAGACGCCACGGGCCGCGTGTTTGCCGCCGATCTGGTGGTGTGGGCCGCCGGCATCAAGGCCCCCAGCCTGCTCGCCGAACTGGGCCTGCCCACCAACCGCTCGGGCCAGTTGGAGGTGGAGGGCAATCTGCAGGTCAAGGGCCACACGAACATCTTCGCGCTGGGCGACTGCGCGGCCTGCCCGATGGCCGACGGCAAGCTGGTGCCGCCGCGTGCGCAGGCGGCGCACCAGCAGGCGAGTTACCTCGTGACGCGGCTGATGCGCCGCGCCATGGAGCAGCCCGAGCGCGACGATGCCTACGTCTACAAGGACCATGGCTCGCTGGTCTCGGTCGGCACGCAGACCTCGGTGGGCAACCTCATGGGCAACCTGTTCCGTTCCACCTGGTACGTGCAAGGCGTGCTGGCGCGCACCATGTACGTGAGCCTGCACCTGATGCACCACCAGGCCGTGCTAGGAACGCTGCGCACGGGCGTGCTGGCAGTGGCTCGCTTCCTGGTGAAACGCGCCACGCCGCTGGTGAAGCTGCACTGA
- a CDS encoding ABC transporter ATP-binding protein — MRPENPSLGSTRAVAAEVAIDVKAVCKTFDARERVRALDQVDFHVPRGEFVSILGPSGCGKSTLLRVIAGLVEPDAGGQVSIFGRPQKGVPDEVGVVFQTHNMLPWETVEANIRLAGEVRGLPAADIRERLDALLPILKLEKFRRSYPHELSGGMRQRAALGQILLLRPQVLLLDEPFGALDALTRDQLNVELLRLWQEMRQTVVLITHSIAEAVFLSDRVLVMSERPGHVIEDMRIDLPRPRDPRATKEHPAFGHYMVQLGHLMGVD, encoded by the coding sequence GTGAGGCCTGAAAACCCTTCGCTGGGATCCACACGCGCGGTGGCGGCCGAGGTGGCCATCGACGTGAAGGCCGTGTGCAAGACCTTCGATGCGCGCGAGCGCGTGAGGGCCCTGGACCAGGTCGACTTCCATGTTCCGCGCGGCGAGTTCGTCTCCATCCTGGGTCCCAGCGGTTGCGGCAAGAGCACCTTGCTGCGCGTGATCGCCGGCCTGGTCGAGCCCGACGCCGGTGGCCAGGTGAGCATCTTTGGCCGACCGCAGAAGGGCGTGCCCGATGAAGTGGGCGTGGTGTTCCAGACCCACAACATGCTGCCGTGGGAGACGGTGGAGGCCAACATCCGCCTCGCGGGCGAAGTGCGCGGCCTGCCCGCGGCCGACATCCGCGAGCGCCTGGACGCCTTGCTGCCCATCCTCAAGCTGGAGAAGTTCCGCCGCAGCTACCCGCACGAACTCTCGGGTGGCATGCGCCAGCGCGCCGCGCTCGGCCAGATCCTGCTGCTGCGGCCGCAGGTGCTGCTGCTGGACGAGCCTTTCGGCGCGCTCGATGCGCTCACGCGCGACCAGCTCAACGTGGAGCTGCTGCGCCTGTGGCAGGAGATGCGCCAGACCGTGGTGCTGATCACGCACAGCATTGCCGAGGCGGTGTTCCTCTCAGACCGCGTGCTCGTGATGTCGGAGCGGCCGGGCCATGTGATCGAAGACATGCGCATCGACCTGCCGCGCCCGCGCGATCCGCGCGCCACCAAGGAACACCCCGCGTTCGGCCACTACATGGTCCAGCTCGGCCACCTCATGGGCGTGGACTGA
- a CDS encoding AraC family transcriptional regulator — translation MRLPACDARLARLLLAGLPPMLRVHVRGSSAGAWLEASVRYALAEARSPRPGGAGVLSKLAEVLFIEVLRLYIHEQSAGRTGWLAGLGDRVVGGALNAMHRQPAHAWTLEELAREAGASRSLLAERFQHLVGSSPMQYLMQWRMTLAGNLLCRSKAPLMRIAEDVGYQTDTAFIRAFRREYGVPPATWRRNRTAHLEAAAEV, via the coding sequence GTGCGGCTACCGGCCTGCGATGCGCGGCTGGCGCGCCTGCTGCTCGCGGGCCTGCCGCCGATGCTGCGGGTTCATGTGCGCGGCTCCAGCGCGGGCGCCTGGCTCGAAGCCTCGGTGCGCTATGCGCTGGCCGAGGCACGATCGCCGCGGCCCGGTGGCGCGGGCGTGCTGTCCAAACTGGCCGAGGTGCTGTTCATCGAAGTGCTGCGGCTCTACATCCACGAGCAGAGCGCGGGCCGCACCGGCTGGCTCGCAGGCCTGGGCGACCGCGTGGTGGGAGGGGCGCTCAATGCCATGCACCGGCAGCCGGCGCATGCCTGGACATTGGAAGAACTCGCGCGCGAGGCTGGCGCCTCCCGTTCGTTGCTGGCCGAGCGGTTTCAGCACCTGGTGGGCAGCTCACCCATGCAATACCTGATGCAATGGCGCATGACGCTGGCGGGCAACTTGCTGTGCCGCAGCAAGGCACCGCTCATGCGCATTGCCGAAGACGTCGGCTACCAGACCGACACCGCCTTCATCCGGGCGTTCCGGCGCGAATACGGTGTGCCGCCGGCAACCTGGCGGCGCAACCGCACGGCGCACCTGGAGGCGGCGGCCGAGGTCTGA
- the hpnC gene encoding squalene synthase HpnC, protein MSPSPSSSSVRSSSQAIGVGHYENFPVASWLCPPALRPAVAAIYHFARTADDIADEGQAPPEQRLADLLAYRYTLNLCLEGASAIEPRWPAIFGPLSQAVQRHQLPGELLHDLLSAFEQDVRHTANAHRYADLDELLAYSRLSANPVGRLLLHLYGVHDDTALQQSDQICSALQLINFWQDIGVDLPRQRCYLPADVLQRHGVRVSDFALDNPQQAGAMAGVVGELCAHASHLMHQGAPLVHRVPGRAGWELRLVVQGGLRILERIAQAHHRSWQVRVTLRRVDAPRLLWRALRM, encoded by the coding sequence ATGAGTCCATCGCCCTCTTCCTCCTCTGTCCGGTCGTCCTCGCAGGCCATCGGCGTAGGGCACTACGAGAATTTCCCGGTGGCGTCCTGGCTGTGCCCGCCCGCGCTGCGCCCGGCCGTGGCCGCCATCTACCACTTCGCCCGCACCGCCGACGACATCGCCGACGAGGGCCAGGCGCCGCCCGAACAGCGCCTGGCCGATCTGCTGGCCTACCGCTACACGCTGAACCTGTGCCTGGAGGGCGCCAGCGCCATCGAGCCGCGCTGGCCGGCGATCTTCGGGCCGTTGTCGCAAGCGGTGCAGCGCCACCAGTTGCCCGGCGAGTTGCTGCACGACCTGCTCAGCGCCTTCGAGCAAGACGTGCGCCACACGGCCAACGCGCATCGCTACGCCGATCTGGACGAACTGCTGGCCTACAGCCGCCTCTCCGCCAACCCGGTGGGCCGCCTGCTGCTGCATCTGTACGGCGTGCACGACGACACTGCCTTGCAGCAGAGCGACCAGATCTGCAGTGCGCTCCAGCTCATCAATTTCTGGCAGGACATCGGCGTGGACCTGCCGCGCCAGCGCTGCTATCTACCGGCCGATGTGTTGCAGCGCCACGGCGTGCGCGTGTCCGATTTCGCGCTGGACAACCCGCAGCAGGCGGGCGCCATGGCGGGCGTGGTCGGCGAGCTCTGCGCGCACGCCAGCCACCTCATGCACCAGGGCGCGCCGCTGGTGCACCGCGTGCCCGGCCGCGCGGGCTGGGAACTGCGCCTGGTGGTGCAAGGCGGGCTGCGCATCCTGGAGCGCATCGCGCAAGCGCATCACCGCAGTTGGCAGGTGCGCGTGACGCTGCGCAGGGTCGATGCACCGCGCCTGCTGTGGCGCGCCTTGAGGATGTGA
- a CDS encoding class I SAM-dependent methyltransferase: MNAPNEFAALKTRQQAAWASGDYAVIGTTLQIVGESLAEACDLRTDERVLDAAAGNGNATLAAARRGAKVTSTDYVDTLLQRGAERARAERLDAAFQVADVEDLPFEDASFDAVLSTFGVMFAPDHARSASEMARVCRPGGRIGLANWTPEGFIGQLFKVLGRHVPPPAGLQPPSLWGTQAHLHALFAQTAEKIDATPRQFNFRYRSAAHFIDVFRTWYGPVHKAFAALPADKAVALENDLTELLNRLNRAGPDALVVPSEYLEAVITRR; encoded by the coding sequence ATGAACGCACCGAACGAATTCGCTGCCCTGAAAACCCGCCAGCAAGCCGCTTGGGCCAGCGGCGACTACGCCGTCATCGGCACCACCTTGCAGATCGTCGGCGAGTCGCTCGCCGAGGCCTGCGACCTGCGCACCGACGAGCGCGTGCTCGATGCGGCCGCCGGCAACGGCAACGCCACGCTGGCCGCCGCGCGCCGGGGGGCGAAGGTCACATCCACCGACTATGTCGACACCCTGCTGCAACGCGGCGCCGAGCGCGCCCGGGCCGAGCGCCTGGACGCGGCCTTCCAGGTAGCTGACGTGGAAGACCTGCCGTTCGAAGACGCGAGCTTCGACGCGGTGCTGTCGACCTTCGGTGTGATGTTCGCCCCCGACCACGCCCGCAGCGCCAGCGAGATGGCGCGCGTCTGCCGCCCTGGCGGGCGCATCGGCCTGGCGAACTGGACGCCCGAAGGCTTCATCGGGCAATTGTTCAAAGTGCTGGGGCGCCATGTGCCGCCGCCTGCGGGCTTGCAACCGCCCTCGCTGTGGGGCACGCAGGCGCACCTGCACGCGCTGTTTGCGCAGACCGCCGAGAAGATCGACGCAACGCCCAGACAGTTCAACTTCCGCTACCGCTCGGCGGCGCATTTCATCGACGTGTTCCGCACCTGGTACGGGCCGGTGCATAAAGCCTTTGCCGCCTTGCCCGCCGACAAGGCGGTGGCGCTGGAGAACGACCTCACCGAGCTACTGAACCGCCTGAACCGCGCCGGACCCGACGCGCTGGTGGTGCCCAGCGAGTACCTCGAAGCCGTCATCACCCGCCGCTGA
- the dapA gene encoding 4-hydroxy-tetrahydrodipicolinate synthase yields the protein MNTSQFHGVVPAMATPFTADQRLDEARVAELVEGYIGAGVHGISIAGSQGEFFALDEAEHLKLIEITTRVCAGRVPVYAGTGAGNTRQAIRLTQAAQAMGVDLALVITPYFVQPSQDELVAHYTAIARATSLPVMLYNNPPRTSVNVLPRTLVRCMQACENIVGVKDSAGDLTQSIEYLLEAPRPALLFSGRDTIALAMMVHGAQGTVSPAANVFPELMVRLYTALRGGQMDEALRISNVFAPLRAAWAWGSFPVVIKEAMALAGRNAGPARAPIAGLSPQVRRDLQQVVERIAAEARRTLSSPATAETALA from the coding sequence TTGAATACAAGCCAGTTTCACGGCGTGGTGCCCGCCATGGCCACGCCTTTCACCGCCGATCAACGCCTGGACGAAGCGCGCGTGGCCGAGCTCGTCGAGGGTTACATCGGCGCCGGCGTGCACGGCATTTCCATCGCCGGCAGCCAGGGCGAGTTCTTCGCGCTGGACGAGGCCGAGCATTTGAAACTCATCGAGATCACCACGCGCGTCTGCGCTGGGCGGGTGCCCGTGTATGCCGGCACCGGTGCCGGCAACACGCGCCAGGCCATCCGCCTCACGCAGGCCGCCCAGGCCATGGGCGTCGATCTCGCGCTGGTGATCACGCCGTACTTCGTACAGCCCTCGCAGGACGAGCTGGTGGCGCACTACACCGCCATCGCGCGCGCCACCTCGTTGCCGGTGATGCTCTACAACAACCCGCCACGCACCAGCGTCAACGTGCTGCCGCGCACGCTGGTGCGCTGCATGCAGGCCTGCGAGAACATCGTGGGCGTGAAGGACTCGGCGGGCGATCTCACCCAGTCCATCGAATACCTGCTGGAGGCGCCGAGGCCCGCGCTGCTGTTCTCGGGCCGCGACACGATCGCGCTGGCGATGATGGTGCACGGCGCGCAAGGCACGGTCTCGCCCGCGGCCAATGTGTTCCCCGAACTGATGGTGCGCCTCTACACCGCGCTGCGCGGCGGGCAGATGGACGAAGCGCTGCGCATCTCCAACGTGTTCGCGCCCCTGCGCGCCGCCTGGGCCTGGGGCTCGTTCCCGGTCGTCATCAAGGAGGCCATGGCCCTGGCCGGACGCAACGCCGGCCCGGCGCGCGCGCCCATCGCCGGGCTCTCTCCCCAGGTGCGCCGCGATCTCCAGCAGGTGGTCGAACGCATTGCCGCCGAAGCGCGGCGCACGCTGTCTTCGCCCGCCACTGCCGAAACCGCACTGGCCTGA
- a CDS encoding ABC transporter permease, with translation MTSPHKTAPWRLYTDPLLLVALLAILWEKAVELFGIKQYLLPPLSRVMGSLWENRRPLLEHAWVTTQEVMVGFIFAVVIGIALGMVIHAWPLVRRTVYPLIVVFQGLPKIALAPLMVIWFGYGETSKVLMAFLFAFFPVVIGTMGGLAGTPAHLVEHFRAIRAPAWVTFRRLHVPSALPSILDGCKSAMPLAVIGAIVGEFVGSERGLGYLILEANANARTDYLFAALVATSVVAGVLYLLVELVSRRVWWRGF, from the coding sequence ATGACATCTCCCCACAAGACCGCGCCCTGGCGCCTCTACACCGACCCGCTGCTGCTCGTCGCCCTGCTGGCCATCCTCTGGGAAAAGGCGGTTGAACTCTTCGGCATCAAGCAGTACCTGCTGCCCCCGCTCAGCCGCGTGATGGGCAGCCTCTGGGAGAACCGCCGCCCCTTGCTCGAGCACGCCTGGGTCACCACCCAGGAAGTGATGGTGGGCTTCATCTTCGCCGTGGTCATCGGCATCGCGCTGGGCATGGTGATCCACGCCTGGCCGCTGGTGCGCCGCACGGTGTACCCGCTCATCGTCGTGTTCCAGGGTCTGCCCAAGATCGCGTTGGCACCGTTGATGGTGATCTGGTTCGGCTACGGCGAAACCTCCAAGGTGCTGATGGCCTTTCTCTTCGCCTTCTTTCCCGTGGTGATCGGCACCATGGGGGGCCTGGCCGGCACACCGGCGCATCTGGTCGAGCACTTCCGTGCCATCCGCGCACCGGCCTGGGTCACCTTCCGGCGGCTGCACGTGCCCTCGGCCCTGCCTTCGATCCTCGATGGCTGCAAGTCCGCCATGCCGCTGGCGGTGATCGGCGCCATCGTCGGCGAATTCGTGGGCTCCGAGCGTGGCCTGGGTTACCTGATTCTGGAGGCCAACGCCAACGCCCGCACCGACTACCTGTTCGCCGCCCTGGTCGCCACCTCGGTCGTGGCCGGCGTGCTGTACCTGCTGGTCGAACTCGTGTCACGGCGCGTGTGGTGGCGCGGGTTCTGA
- a CDS encoding sulfite exporter TauE/SafE family protein: MTDVLILCAAAFLAGALNAVAGGGSFLTLPALVFTGVPPVVANATGTLALLPGYLSGAWAYRDAIRASAGMRMSQLIGLALIGGIAGAVLLLFTSSDGFARLVPWLLLAATLLFMVGPAVSRRLAQRAPVPSAGRAGLFAISVYGGYFNGGLGILLMAFFGLVGERNLQVSIGLKNLVSTLLTAVAVVVYIVGGLIDWSSVWVMALSATAGGYAGARLAQRLPVAFVRGFVVLVGLGMTVVFFLRLR, from the coding sequence ATGACCGATGTGCTGATCCTGTGCGCGGCCGCCTTTCTGGCGGGCGCCTTGAACGCGGTGGCCGGTGGCGGCAGCTTCCTCACCTTGCCTGCTCTTGTCTTCACCGGTGTGCCACCGGTCGTGGCCAACGCCACCGGCACGCTGGCGCTGTTGCCGGGCTACCTGTCGGGCGCCTGGGCCTACCGCGATGCCATCCGCGCGTCGGCAGGCATGCGCATGTCGCAGCTCATCGGGCTTGCCTTGATCGGCGGCATCGCGGGCGCGGTGTTGTTGCTCTTCACTTCCAGTGACGGGTTCGCGCGCCTGGTGCCGTGGTTGCTGCTGGCCGCCACGCTGCTGTTCATGGTGGGGCCGGCCGTCTCGCGGCGCCTGGCACAACGCGCGCCCGTGCCCAGCGCGGGCCGTGCCGGGCTGTTCGCCATCAGTGTCTACGGTGGCTATTTCAACGGCGGACTGGGCATCTTGCTGATGGCCTTCTTCGGCCTCGTGGGCGAGCGCAACCTGCAGGTGTCGATCGGCCTGAAGAACCTGGTCTCCACCTTGCTCACCGCCGTGGCGGTGGTGGTGTATATCGTGGGGGGCCTGATCGACTGGAGCTCGGTGTGGGTGATGGCGCTGAGCGCCACGGCCGGCGGTTATGCCGGCGCGCGGCTCGCGCAGCGCCTGCCGGTGGCGTTCGTGCGTGGCTTCGTCGTGCTGGTGGGCCTGGGCATGACGGTGGTGTTCTTCCTTCGCCTGCGTTGA